From uncultured Roseateles sp., the proteins below share one genomic window:
- the tldD gene encoding metalloprotease TldD, translating into MISREPTLERLQLARTLLLEPFGLSEPVLSKALRLITEHRVDDADLYFQTTRSEGWSLEEGIVKSGSFSIDQGVGVRAVAGEKTAFAYSDDISEAALLDAARTVRSIASAGQSRKVKVPAKATIAQSRMLYGRDDPIASLDSTQKVALLEKTEKLARSKDPRIVQVMAGLAAEHEVVLIARADGTLAADVRPLVRLSLTVIAEQNGRREVGSGGGGGRFGLAYFTDAMIESYVQQAVNAALTNLESRPAPAGVMTVVLGPGWPGVLLHEAVGHGLEGDFNRKGSSTFAGRIGQRVAAKGVTVLDDGTIADRRGSLNVDDEGNPSQRNVLIEDGILRGYIQDSMNARLMGVKPTGNGRRESYAHMPMPRMTNTYMLAGKKTPEEVIASIKKGLYATNFGGGQVDITSGKFVFSASEAFWVENGKIQYPVKGATLIGNGPEALTHISMIGNDMQLDTGVGVCGKEGQSVPVGVGQPTLRIDGLTVGGTA; encoded by the coding sequence ATGATCTCGCGCGAACCCACTCTTGAACGCCTGCAACTGGCACGTACGCTGCTGTTGGAGCCCTTTGGTCTGAGCGAGCCGGTGCTGAGCAAAGCGCTGCGGCTGATCACCGAGCACCGCGTTGACGATGCCGACCTCTATTTCCAGACCACGCGCAGCGAAGGCTGGAGCCTGGAAGAGGGCATCGTGAAGAGCGGCAGCTTCAGCATCGATCAGGGCGTGGGCGTGCGCGCCGTCGCCGGCGAGAAGACGGCATTTGCCTATTCCGACGACATCTCCGAAGCCGCCCTGCTCGACGCCGCCCGCACCGTGCGCAGCATTGCCAGCGCCGGCCAGAGCCGCAAGGTCAAGGTGCCGGCCAAGGCCACGATTGCGCAAAGCCGCATGCTGTACGGCCGAGACGATCCGATCGCCAGCCTGGACAGCACGCAGAAGGTGGCGCTGCTGGAGAAGACCGAGAAGCTGGCCCGGTCGAAGGACCCGCGCATCGTGCAGGTGATGGCCGGCCTGGCCGCCGAACATGAGGTTGTGTTGATTGCTCGCGCCGATGGCACCCTGGCCGCTGACGTGCGCCCCCTGGTGCGCCTGAGCCTGACGGTGATTGCCGAGCAGAACGGTCGCCGCGAGGTCGGTTCCGGCGGCGGAGGTGGCCGCTTCGGCCTGGCCTACTTCACCGACGCGATGATAGAGAGCTATGTGCAGCAGGCGGTCAATGCGGCGCTGACCAATTTGGAGTCAAGACCTGCCCCCGCCGGTGTGATGACCGTGGTGCTGGGCCCGGGCTGGCCCGGTGTGCTCTTGCACGAGGCGGTCGGCCATGGCCTGGAGGGTGACTTCAACCGCAAGGGCTCCAGCACCTTTGCCGGCCGCATCGGCCAGCGCGTGGCCGCCAAGGGCGTGACGGTGCTGGACGACGGCACCATCGCCGACCGGCGCGGCTCGCTCAATGTCGATGACGAGGGCAACCCCAGCCAGCGCAATGTCTTGATCGAGGACGGCATCCTGCGCGGCTACATCCAGGACAGCATGAATGCCCGCCTGATGGGCGTGAAGCCCACCGGCAATGGCCGGCGCGAGAGCTATGCCCATATGCCGATGCCGCGCATGACCAACACCTATATGTTGGCCGGCAAGAAGACGCCCGAGGAAGTGATCGCCTCGATCAAGAAGGGCCTGTACGCGACCAACTTCGGCGGCGGCCAGGTGGACATCACCAGCGGCAAGTTCGTGTTCTCGGCGTCCGAGGCCTTCTGGGTCGAGAACGGCAAGATCCAGTACCCGGTCAAGGGCGCAACCCTGATCGGCAACGGCCCCGAGGCGCTGACCCATATCAGCATGATCGGCAACGACATGCAGCTGGACACCGGCGTCGGCGTCTGCGGCAAGGAAGGCCAGAGCGTGCCGGTGGGCGTGGGCCAGCCGACCTTGCGCATCGATGGCCTGACGGTGGGCGGCACGGCCTGA